From the genome of Gemmatimonadaceae bacterium, one region includes:
- a CDS encoding ion channel — translation MSDPTLITAESQAYDDLGFGTVVGGANEKRLLNRDGSFNPRREGMPFFSRLHPYHLLLTISWRRFFVVVVSGYVSANLLFALAYLACGPDAIGGQAPELFGGQFGRAFFLSVETLGTIGYGNIYPIGVAPNVIIAVESLSGLLMLALMTGLFFARFSRPTAAIVFSRRAVVTGYRGQTGLMFRLTNARANQLLELEAKVLFSRMEGDSRQYDQLALERKRVVFFPLSWTIVHPIDEKSPMWGMTADELAERDAEFLVLLSGIDETFSQLVHARTSYKPSEIVFGHRFVNIYKPVHADGTVAIDVRRLGETEPSPEADDWTDEQRLHHTTHFSAYAPSRSGKPKR, via the coding sequence ATGTCCGATCCAACTCTCATCACAGCTGAGTCGCAGGCATACGACGACCTCGGATTTGGCACCGTTGTTGGAGGCGCCAACGAAAAGCGTCTGCTTAATCGCGACGGCTCGTTCAACCCGCGGCGCGAAGGGATGCCTTTCTTCTCGAGACTGCATCCCTACCACCTGCTTCTCACGATTTCCTGGCGGCGTTTCTTCGTCGTAGTGGTTTCCGGATATGTTTCGGCCAACCTCCTTTTCGCGCTTGCTTACCTTGCCTGCGGTCCGGACGCAATAGGCGGACAGGCACCTGAGCTCTTCGGCGGTCAATTTGGTCGCGCCTTCTTTCTGAGTGTCGAGACCCTCGGAACCATCGGCTATGGCAATATCTATCCTATCGGAGTTGCACCGAACGTAATCATCGCGGTGGAGTCACTTAGTGGACTTCTCATGCTCGCCCTGATGACGGGCCTCTTTTTTGCGCGGTTTTCCCGCCCTACAGCCGCCATAGTCTTCAGCAGGCGGGCAGTCGTTACGGGTTATCGAGGTCAGACCGGGCTCATGTTCCGCCTTACAAACGCCCGCGCGAATCAGCTGCTCGAGCTCGAAGCAAAAGTCTTATTCAGTCGCATGGAAGGCGATTCCCGGCAGTACGACCAGCTCGCTCTCGAGCGGAAGCGCGTGGTCTTTTTCCCGTTGAGCTGGACTATAGTTCATCCGATCGATGAGAAGAGCCCGATGTGGGGCATGACCGCCGACGAGCTTGCAGAGAGGGATGCCGAGTTTCTCGTCCTCCTGTCAGGCATCGACGAGACGTTCTCGCAGCTGGTTCATGCGCGGACGTCGTACAAGCCGTCGGAGATTGTGTTCGGCCATCGCTTCGTGAACATCTATAAGCCCGTGCATGCCGATGGGACGGTCGCAATTGATGTTCGACGGCTGGGTGAGACAGAGCCGTCGCCGGAAGCAGACGACTGGACCGACGAGCAGAGGCTGCACCACACGACGCATTTCAGCGCGTATGCCCCATCCCGCAGCGGCAAACCCAAACGTTGA